In Solanum pennellii chromosome 7, SPENNV200, the following are encoded in one genomic region:
- the LOC107026443 gene encoding scarecrow-like transcription factor PAT1 — protein MQASRRRRTTMSNMLYCEPVQKAEAYYLPQFQTLESHLSYINGSLGGNHSFQTYRDRYCMLEASSATGSNAVYHSPSTASFSSNGSTTCNQESQLYLSDVRQSPETTNYGSPISGSCITDDVTDFMHKLKELETAMLGPDADFQESYDNSLASSIASSEIDSWRQMMLAIPRRDLKQVLVACAKAVSDGELVTAQVLISELRQMVSVSGEPIQRLGAYILEGLVARLGASGSSICKSLRCKEPASFELLSYMHVLYEICPYFKFGYMSANGAIAEAMKDENRVHIIDFQIAQGSQWVPMIQAFAARPGGPPHIRITGIDDSTSAYARGGGLDIVGKRLSKLAKTFKVPFEFHPAAMSGSDVQLKNLGIQPGEALAVNFAFTLHHMPDESVSTENHRDRLLRMVKNLNPKVVTLVEQESNTNTAAFFPRFLETLDYYSAMFESIDMTLPRGHKERINVEQHCLARDVVNIIACEGIERVERHELLGKWKSRFRMAGFNPYPLSSLVNATIKTLLESYSDKYRLEERDGALYLGWMNRDLVASCAWK, from the coding sequence ATGCAAGCATCACGGCGCAGAAGAACAACCATGTCTAATATGCTTTACTGTGAACCTGTGCAGAAGGCAGAGGCCTACTATCTGCCTCAGTTTCAAACTTTAGAAAGCCATTTGAGCTACATTAATGGCAGCCTTGGAGGTAATCACTCCTTTCAGACTTATCGTGACCGCTATTGCATGCTGGAGGCGTCTTCTGCCACTGGAAGCAACGCTGTTTACCACTCACCATCAACTGCTAGTTTCTCATCAAATGGAAGCACGACGTGCAATCAAGAATCTCAGCTGTACCTGTCAGATGTTCGTCAATCCCCTGAGACAACTAACTATGGCTCACCCATAAGTGGATCTTGTATTACAGATGATGTGACTGATTTCATGCACAAGCTAAAGGAATTGGAAACAGCTATGCTGGGACCTGATGCGGACTTCCAGGAGAGTTATGATAATTCCTTGGCAAGCAGTATAGCTTCCTCAGAAATTGATAGCTGGAGGCAAATGATGTTGGCCATACCTAGACGGGATTTGAAACAGGTGCTTGTTGCTTGCGCAAAAGCAGTTTCTGATGGTGAATTAGTAACTGCACAAGTGTTGATATCTGAGTTGCGTCAAATGGTATCAGTGTCAGGGGAACCAATTCAGAGACTGGGAGCATACATCTTGGAAGGGCTTGTTGCAAGGTTGGGTGCATCAGGAAGTTCCATATGCAAATCCTTGAGATGCAAAGAACCCGCAAGTTTTGAGCTTTTGTCTTATATGCACGTTCTTTACGAGATTTGCCCTTACTTCAAATTTGGATACATGTCAGCTAATGGTGCCATTGCAGAAGCAATGAAGGACGAAAATAGAGTCCatataattgattttcaaattgCTCAAGGGAGCCAGTGGGTGCCTATGATCCAAGCTTTTGCTGCTCGTCCTGGAGGACCCCCACATATCCGCATAACAGGCATTGATGATTCCACCTCAGCATATGCTCGTGGAGGAGGCCTTGATATCGTGGGGAAGAGGCTTTCCAAACTTGCTAAGACTTTCAAGGTTCCTTTTGAGTTTCATCCTGCTGCCATGTCGGGTTCTGATGTTCAGCTAAAAAACCTTGGAATTCAACCTGGAGAAGCACTAGCAGTAAATTTTGCTTTCACATTACATCACATGCCAGATGAAAGTGTGAGCACTGAAAATCATCGGGATAGGCTATTACGGATGGTCAAAAACCTCAACCCCAAGGTGGTTACCCTTGTTGAGCAAGAATCTAATACAAATACTGCTGCTTTCTTTCCTCGATTTCTTGAAACCTTGGATTATTATTCAGCCATGTTTGAATCAATCGATATGACTCTTCCAAGGGGACACAAGGAGCGCATCAATGTTGAGCAGCATTGTTTGGCGAGGGACGTTGTTAACATCATAGCATGTGAAGGGATTGAAAGGGTAGAACGACATGAACTTCTTGGTAAGTGGAAGTCGCGGTTTAGAATGGCTGGTTTTAACCCATACCCATTGAGTTCATTGGTGAATGCTACCATCAAGACATTGCTAGAGAGCTACTCTGATAAGTATAGGCTTGAAGAAAGAGATGGTGCTCTTTACCTTGGTTGGATGAACAGAGATTTGGTTGCTTCTTGTGCCTGGAAATAA
- the LOC107024349 gene encoding WRKY transcription factor 1 — protein sequence MGIPKDDVSQSNQKDSSPSNVPEKDAENVHQKKGLESEGGASESSRVSVLPKKEPYIISCKSDSPVKDGNISLVPGKASDSSQQIQSQKMEEVVSQPHQEQVTSSPMAENALCKLQSRRNPDTSVQDLPSDQGVTPFSEPEKPSEDGYNWRKYGQKLVRGNEFTRSYYKCTRLNCLAKKQVERSQDGNITNIHYIATHEHPKPLNSPQISPELVVPSETRRPDMSTGTPHEGEKSTALGEACQSIVPSESLSSAAVVSAGGSAQDTVLKPLKSGDEGDNNGGRNSKRRKKEVPTSDDMTPPMKSPSETRHIVQTSSEVDVVNDGYRWRKYGQKFVKGNPNPRSYYRCSSAGCPAKKHVERSSHNAKSVITAYEGQHDHDIPPSRTVIQNTAEADSNTTRISGESTSESGESKHIVHIGAN from the exons ATGGGTATACCTAAGGATGATGTGTCACAATCCAATCAAAAAGATAGTTCCCCTTCTAATGTACCAGAGAAAGATGCAGAAAATGTGCATCAGAAAAAGGGTCTCGAGAGTGAGGGTGGTGCATCCGAATCTAGTCGAGTTTCTGTACTACCGAAGAAGGAACCATACATAATATCTTGTAAATCAGATTCTCCTGTAAAAGACGGAAACATTTCCCTAGTACCTGGAAAGGCTTCAGATTCTTCACAACAAATACAAAGTCAGAAAATGGAAGAAGTTGTATCTCAACCTCATCAAGAACAAGTAACTTCTTCACCAATGGCTGAGAATGCTTTGTGTAAGTTACAATCTAGGCGGAACCCTGATACGAGTGTCCAGGATTTGCCATCTGATCAAGGAGTCACTCCCTTCAGTGAACCTGAAAAACCATCTGAAGATGGATATAACTGGCGAAAATATGGTCAGAAACTTGTTAGAGGAAATGAGTTCACTCGGAGTTATTACAAGTGCACGCGCCTTAATTGTCTAGCAAAAAAACAAGTGGAGAGATCACAAGATGGGAATATAACCAATATTCACTATATAGCAACGCATGAGCATCCAAAACCTCTAAATAGTCCCCAAATCTCCCCAGAGCTTGTAGTGCCTTCTGAAACGAGACGACCAGACATGTCAACGGGAACACCACATGAAG GTGAGAAATCTACTGCACTTGGTGAAGCATGTCAATCTATCGTACCATCGGAGAGCCTGAGTTCAGCGGCTGTTGTATCAGCTGGTGGTAGTGCACAAGATACAGTTCTGAAGCCACTTAAATCAGGAGATGAGGGTGATAATAATGGTGGTCGCAACTCAAAGAGACG GAAGAAAGAAGTACCTACGAGTGATGACATGACTCCACCTATGAAGTCTCCTAGTGAAACACGACACATTGTTCAGACTAGCAGTGAAGTGGATGTAGTCAATGATGGTTACCGGTGGCGTAAATACGGGCAAAAATTTGTGAAAGGAAATCCAAATCCTAG GAGTTACTACCGATGCTCGAGTGCTGGTTGCCCTGCAAAGAAGCATGTGGAGAGGTCATCCCATAATGCAAAATCAGTGATTACAGCATATGAAGGGCAGCATGACCATGACATCCCACCTTCCAGAACTGTTATCCAAAATACAGCAGAGGCTGATTCTAATACAACAAGAATAAGTGGAGAGTCCACATCTGAATCAGGTGAAAGCAAACATATTGTCCATATTGGTGCAAATTGA